CGTTGACCTGGCTCTTCCCCGGCGGCACCGAACTGGTCGCGGTCATCCCCACCCCCGCCACCCTGGCCCACTTCGGCGAGCTGGTGCAGGGCTCGGTGCAGGACATGCGCTCGTACGGCGTGAAGGTGCCGGACACCACCCCGCTGCTGTTCATCACCGTGCTCGGGGTGGGCGCCGTGGCCGTGCTGGTCGACCTGCTGGCGGTGGGACTGCGCCGCCCGGCGCTGGCCGGCCTGCCGATGCTGGCGATCTACTCGGTGCCGGTCGCGGTCTACGTGGACAGCGTGCCGGCGGTGCCGTTCGTCGTCGGCGCCTGCGGCTACCTCTGGCTGCTGGTCACCGACAACGTGGAGCGGGTACGCCGCTTCGGTCGCCGGTTCACCGGCGAGGGGCGCGACGTCGACGTCTGGGAGGCGTCCCCGCTGGCCGCCGCCGGCCGCCGGCTGGCGGTGGTGGGCGTGGCGCTGGCGGTGGCCGTGCCGCTGGCCGTGCCGGGGATGACCGGCGGGCTGCTCGACCAGTTCAACACCGCCGGCGACGGCACCGGCAACGGACGGCCCGGGCAGGGCGGGAGCCCCGGCCGGATCGACCTGTTCGCCGCGCTCAGCGGGCAGCTCAACCAGTCCGAGGTGGCCGAGATGGTCAAGGTCACCACCACCGAGTCCAGCCCGTTCTACCTGCGCTTCGGGGTCGCCGACGAACTGCGTCCGGACGGCTTCCGGGTACGTCCGCCCAACGGCCGGCGGGTCGACCGGGACCTGCCCGAGGTGCCCGCGCGTCAGGGCGTCGAGCAGCAGCGCCACCGGGCGACCGTGGAGGTCAGCCGCAACCTGACCATGCCGCTGGTGCCGGTCTACTCCGATCCGGTCGGCGTGGACGGCCTCAGCGGCAACTGGCTCTACGACCAGAACCTCGGCGTCGTCTTCTCCAACCGGGACAACTCCCGGGGCAAGCGCTACTCCTTCGAGTACGTCCGGTCGACGTACAGCCCGGCGGCGCTGCGCCGCGCGCCCTCCCTGCCGGCCGAGCACCCGATCGCCGTCCAGCAGACCCGCCGGCCGGCGGTGCAGCAGGTGGACCTGCTGGTGTCCCGGCTGATCGAGGGAAAACGCACCGACTACGACAAGGTGCGGGCGATCTACGACTACTTCTCCCGGGACAACGGCTTCAGCTACTCGCTGAGCACCAAGGGCGGCACCAGCGGCCAGGAGATCGTCGACTTCCTCACCAACAAGGTCGGCTTCTGCCAGCAGTACGCGGCGGCGATGGCCTGGCTGGTGCGCTCCGCCGGCATCCCGGCCCGGGTGGCGTTCGGGTTCACCAACGGCACCGGCGCCGGGGACGGCGCCTGGGTGCTGACCAACCGCAACCTGCACGCCTGGACGGAGGTCTACTTCGACCAGATGGGCTGGGTGCCGTTCGACCCCACCCCCGCGTACGCCGTGCAGGGCGCGAACCGCTCGGCCTGGGCCCCGGACAGCGACGCCCCGGACCCGGAGCCGTCGAGCACCTCCGCGCCGGGGGCCACCCCGGACGACCCGGGCGCCACCGCCGGGCCGGACCGGCAGGACCCGGCCGACCGGGAGGTCGACGAGGGCTTCGACCCGGTCACCGGCGCTCCGGTACGTCGTACCCCCACCTGGCCGTGGTGGACGGCGGGCGGGGTGCTGGCGCTGCTCGCCCTGCTCTCCGTGCCGGCGCTGCGCCGGGTGACGCTGCGCCGCCGACGGCACGTCCGGCCCGCCCCGGCGGCGGTGACGGCGGCCGGTTCCGGCGACGCCGCCGGCCCGGAGGCGACCGGCATGGTCGTGCTCGGCGCGGACCGGGACCGTGCCCGGGCCGACGCCCACGCGGCGTGGGACGAACTGCTGGACACCCTGGTCGACTTCCGGGTCCGCGTCGACCGGACGGAGACGCCCCGGGCGACCGCGGAGCGCCTGGTCCGGGACGCCCTGGCCGACGACGCGACCTCGACGGCGGCGGTACGGCTGCTCGGCCGCGCGGAGGAGCGGGCCCGCTACGCCCGCGACCCGCTCACCGGCGAGCCGCTGCACCCGGCCCTGACCTCGGTACGCGGGGCGCTCGCCGCCCGGTCCGACCGGCGTACCCGGCTGCTGGCCGCCCTGCTGCCGCCGTCGGTGCTGCTGCGCTGGCGGCTGGCCGTCGCGGATCGCTCCTCGTCGCTGGTGGCACGGGGTGGACAGGCCCGGTACCGGCTGGCCCGGTGGAGCCCGCGCCGCCTGCTGGCCCGCCGCGCCTGACCCGCCGACCCGCCGACCCGTCGAGATCACGCTGCGTCCTGGGTGTGGTGGCCTCCGCCTCGCGGACCACCACCACATCCAGGACGTGGCGCCGCTCACCGTGCACCGCGCCGAGCCCGGCGGACGGGGCGGGGCGGGGCGGGAGCGAGAAACGGCCGGGGGCCGGGTGCGGACAGGGTGGTACGACGGTGGTGGCCGGATCAGGTCCGGCACCTACCGCCGTCGTGGTGACGCCGGCCCGCCCTCAGCGGCGGGCGACGACGGTCAGCGATGTCCCTCCGGGCGCTGACGCCACCGGTCCTCCATGCGGTCCAGCAGTGACGGCCGTCGACCCGCGCGCCCGCGTGGACGACGACGACTGGTCGTGCCACCCACCACGTGCAGGTCGGGTGACTGCGCCCTGCGCTGCGACTGCACCGCGTAGCCCAACGCGGCCAGCATGACGACGAAGCCCGCCACGGCCAGTGGCGGAGTCTTGATCACCGCGCCGTAGACCAACAGGGCCAGGCCGACGACGACCACGCCGGCAGCGACGAGCAGGCGACGCCGCGCGTGGAAGCGCGGATCGCTGGCGCGCACGGCCGAGGCGAATTTGGGGTCCTCGGCAAGCGACCGCTCGATCTGCTCGAACAGCCGCTGCTCGTGCTCCGAGAGCGGCACGGCACTCCTCCCCGGTCACGTTGGTCGGCCCGGTCGGGCCGACAGACCGTGGCAGCCAACCGGCTGCTTGCCGACAAGTCTACGAGGGGGGTCGCGCGTCGGAAAGCGGGACGACCTACGGCCGGGTCGGATTTTCCCGCCGAGGGGTATCACCCCTACCGAGCAGACTGGCCGGACCTATGACGGACCGCCCGAATCGGGCAGCTGCGGCGTCCGCGGCGGCTTCCGCCTCCCGCCAGCCGCGCTCGGGCGCGCCGAGGGTCAACTGCCGGGGCGCGCCGCTCGCCCCGGCCAGCCCTTCGACGCGTACACCGACCAGCCGGATGCGCTCGCCCGGGTCGAGGGCGGTGTAGAGCGCCCAGGCGGTGTCGAACACCTCCCGGGCCACGTCGGTCGGCCCGCCGAGGGTGCGCGACCGGTTGACGGTGCGGAAGTCGGCGAGCCGTACCTTGATCGACACCGTCCGGCCGACCTGCCCGGCGCGGCGCAGCCGGGCGCCCACCTTCTCGCTGAGGGCGAGCAGCGCGCGGCGGATCTCCAGCGGGTCGTCCACGTCCGCGTCGAAGGTCACCTCCGCGCCGATCGACTTCTCCACGTGCTCCGGGCTCACCGCGCGCGGGTCACGGCCCCAGGCCAGCTCGTGCAGGTGGGTCGCGGACGCCTCGCCGAGCGCCCGGCGGAGCATCCCGTACGGCGCCTCGGCGAGGTCACCGATGGTGGACAGGCCGAGCCGGCGCAGCGTCTCGGCGGAGCGCTCCCCCACTCCCCAGAGCGCGGACACCGGCAGCGGGTGCAGGAACTCCAACACCCGGTCGGCGGGGACCACGAGCAGCCCGTCCGGTTTGGCGCGGGTGGAGCCGAGCTTGGCCACGAACTTGCTCGGCGCCACCCCGACCGAGCAGGTGAGCCCCTGCTCCTCGGCGACCCGCCGGCGGATCAGCCGGGCGATCTCGGCCGGCGGGCCGAACAGCCGCCGGGCCCCGGCCACGTCGAGGAACGCCTCGTCGAGGGAGAGCGGCTCGACCAGCGGGGTGACGTCGCGGAAGATCCGCATGACCGCCCGGGAGGCGGCCGAGTACCGGCCGGAGTCGGGTGGGAGGTAGACCGCGTGGGGGCAGAGCGCGCGGGCCCGCATGGTGGGCATGGCGCTACGGACGCCGTACCGCCGGGCCTCGTAGCTGGCGGAACTGACCACGCCGCGCGGCCCGGTGCCGCCGACCACGACGGGCCGGCCGCGCAGCTCCGGACGGTGGCGCACCTCGACGGAGGCGAAGAAGGCGTCCATGTCGACGTGCAGGATCGGGCTACCCGAGTCGTCGGCGCCCGGCCCGAAGCGCGGGTCTCCGCCGCGCGGCAACGACTGGCTCCGACCCATCCCCGCAGGTTAGCGGGCACCTCCGACAGACCGCCCGGACGGCCGGCGGCGCGCGGCGTCACCCTGCCCGCCCGGGCGGCCCGCGCCGTCAGCCCCGGTCGGCGGACGCCAGGCCCCCGGACGGCCGGTGGCCCGCGGCGTCGCCCGATCCGCCCGGGTGGCCGGTGCCGTCGGCCCGGTCGGCGGACGGCGTCCCCGGGGGTACCCGGCGCAGGGCGACGGCGCTGACCAGCGCCCCGGTGAGCAGGATCGCCGCGCCGACGACCGCGGCGACGGTGAACCCGTCGGTGAAGGCGACGAAGGCCCGGTCGCGCAGCACCCCGGCCACCTCGGCCGGTAGCTGGCCGGCCACGGCGAGGGCGCCGCCGACGGTGTCGGTCGCGGCGTGGGCGAGGTCGTCGCCGAGCCCGGCCGGCACCTCGCCGTCCATCCGTGCCCGGTAGACGCCGGCGGCGATGCTGCCCAGCACGGCGATGCCGAGCGCGCCGCCGAACTCGGTGCTGGTCTCCGAGATCGCCGAGGCGGCCCCCGCCCGCTCGGGCGGCGCCGTGGTGAGCACGAGCGAGGTCGCCAGGGTGCTGGTCGTCCCGACGCCGACGGTGAGCAACCCGTAGCTCCCGATCAGCCACCACACCGGCGCGTCGACCCGCACGGTGCTGACGAGCAGGAAGCCGCCGGCGGCGACGGCCAGTCCCGCGGCGACGAGGATCGCGGGCCGGACGTGCGGGGCGAGCGCGGACGCGAGGGCGACGCCGATGACGCTGCCGACGATGGTCGGGAGCATCCAGAGCGCGGCGTCGAACGGGTCGAGGCCGAGCACCGTCTGCAGGAAGGTGACCGCGAGCAGGCCCATGCCGGCGCTCGCGAAGGTGATCGCCGTGTTCGCGCCGATGGCGGCGGTGAAGGAGCTGCGCGCGAAGAGCCGGACGTCGATCATCGGCTGTGCGCTGCGGCGTTGCCGGCGGACGAAGAGGACGCCCGTGGCGAGGCCGCCGAGGAGGGCCAGCAGGGACAGCGGGTCGAGGCCCTCCGCGGCGGCGTGCTTGACGGCGTAGATGACCGGCAGCACGGCTCCCCACGAGAGCAGGGCACTGAGCGGGTCGAAGCGTCCCGGGCGCGGGTCCCTCGACTCGGGCAGCAGGAACGGCCCGACGGCGAGCAGCAGGAGCATGACGGGGACGTTGATGACGAACACCGAGCCCCACCAGAACCGCTCCAGCAGGAAACCGCCGATGATCGGGCCGATGGCGATGCCGCCGGTGAAGCCGGCCGTCCAGATGCCGATCGCCGTCCGGCGCTGATCGTCGTCGGCGAACATGCCACGGATCAGGGAGAGCGTCGACGGCGCGAGGGTGGCCCCGCCGAGCCCGAGCAGGGCCCGGGCGGCGATGAGCAGTTCCGGGGTGGTGGCGAACGCGGCCAGCAGGGAGGCCGCGCCGAACGCGGCGGCGCCGAACAGCAGCAGCCGGCGGCGGCCGATGCGATCGCCGAGGCCGCCCATGGTCACCAGCAGACCGGCCATCACGAAGCCGTAGATGTCCATGATCCACAGGTACTGGCCGGCGCTCGGTTCGAGTTCGGCACTGATCCACGGGGCGGCCATGAACAGGACGGAGAGGTCCATGGAGGCGAGGAGGGCGGGGATCACGAGGGCGACGAGGCCGATCCACTCGCGACTGCGGGCACGGGGAGGAACAGAGGTGGTCACGCCGCGAAATGTACACCCGTACAAGACATGCGTACAAGACGTTTGTACAATACGGATGTTCAAGGCGGGCACTAGACTGCCGGCATGGGACAGCGAGAGGAACTGCTGGCGGGCGCGAAGCGGTGCCTGGCGGAGAAGGGCTACGCGCACACCACGGCCCGCGACATCGTGGCGGCGACCGGCGCCCACCTCGGCTCCATCGGCTACCACTTCGGCAGCAAGGACGCCCTGCTCAACGCCGCCGTGCTGGAGACCTTCGACGCCTGGGGGGACGCGATCGCGGCGAGCGTCGTGGCCGAGCCCGGCGGCGCGCCGCTGGAGCGCCTCCGGCGGTTCCTGCACGGGGTGTTCGAGACCGCGCGCGAGCAGCGGGCGGTCCTGGTGGCGAGCGTGCAGGCGTACGCGCAGGCGGAGTTCGCCCCCGAGGTGCGCGACCAGTTGGCGGCCGGCTACGCGGCCAGCCGGCGGGACCTCGCCGCGTTGACGCTCGACGTGACGCCGGCCGAGGTCTCGCCCGAGCAGGCGAGCCGGTACGGTTCGCTCGCCCTCGCGCTCATCAACGGCGCCATGCTCCAGTGGCTGCTCGACCCCGGCTCGGCCCCCACCGCCGACGACCTCGTCCGGGCGATCGAGGGGCTCGCCGGGCACGGGCGGTGACGACGGCCCGACCCGCCTGCCCCTGACCGCCGTCGGCGGGCCGGCGATCCGGGGGCAGGGCCCACGCCGCCGGCCGGGGCGACCGGCGGCGGATCGGCCGCCACGCGGGGCAGCGATCCACCCCGGAGGACGCCACGGCGGCCCCCGTCGGTCAGCCGCGCACCACGAGCAGCGGGATGGTCATCTCGGCCGCGGTGTCCGCCCCGTGGTACGCCACCAGCCGGGACACCGCCGGCGGCTCGGAGCGGCTGGCCAGCACCGCGTACGTGCCGTGGCAGGTGACCACCACGTCACCGACGCGCGCCAGGTGCTCCTCCGGCACCGGGCCGAACCGGCCGGTGGCCACCGCCTCGGCGCGGGTCTGCACCCGGGCGGCCGGACCGAGCACCGCCGACCAGGCGGCCACCACGTCGTCGGCCGCGCCCGGCGCGACGTGCAGGTAGCGCACCCGAGGCTCGCCCGAGACCACCCGGACCCCGTCGCGCAGCCGGGGATCGGTGTCCAGGTCGAAGCGGTGCGCGGCGGGCACGTCGAGCTGGCCGTGGTCGGCGGTGACCAGCAGCGCGGCGTCCGGCGGGAGCCCGTCGACGAGGCGGGCGAGCAGCGCGTCCACCCCGGCGGCGGCGAGCCGCCAGGGCGCGGAGTCGACCCCGCTGAGGTGACCGTGCCGGTCCAGGTCGGGGTGGTAGCCGGAGACCAGGGTCGGGCCGTCGCCGGCGGCGAGCGCGGCGAGCATCGTGGCGGCCAGCGCGTCGACACCGGCCGCGCCCCGGTAGTCGCCGCCCCGGTTGGCGGCCAGGGTCAGCCCGCTGCCGGCGTACTCGGGGCGGCTGACCACGGTCACCGCCACGCCCGCCGCCCGGGCCCGCTCCCACTGCGTGCGTACCGGCTGCCAGCGCAGCGGCTCCGGGTCGCCGGTCCACTCGATGTGGTTGAGCACCCGGTCGGTGCCGGGCACCCGGACGGTGAAGCCGAGCACCCCGTGCGGCCCGGGCGCCGCACCCGCGCCGAGGCTCACCAGGCTGGTCGGGGTGGTGGACGGGAACCCGGCGGTCAGCGGCCGGCCGACGGTGGCGGCGAGCCCGGCCAGGGTCGGCGCGTACGGCGCGGCGGTGGGGATCTGGTACCAGCCGAGGCCGTCGACGAGCAGCACCGCGATCCGGCGCACCCCGGCCAGTCGGGGCGTCAGGCCGAGCAGGTCGACCGCGCCGGGCACCCCGAGCACGGCCAGCGCGCTGGGCACCACGTCGGCCAGGCTGCCCCCGCCGTACCGGGGCGGCACGATCTCCAGCGGCCCGACGTGGCCGAGCCCCGGCCCGTCCGGCCCGCCCGGCGCTCGTCGCGGGTCGCTCACGCCGGGCGGCGGGCGAAGAGGTGCAGTTGGGCGGCGAGATCCCGGTACGGCGACCGGGCCGCCAGGGCGCGTTCCAGCTCGACCAGGGCGGCCGGCTGGCCGTCGGCCACCGCGGCGGGGAGCAGGTCGGCCAGGACGCGTACCCCGTGGATCTCCTCCACGGTGAGCCCGGCGGCGCCGAGCAGCGCGGTGGCGCTGTCGGCGTCGAAGCGTCGGCGCAGGGTGTCCCGGGCCCCGGCGGAGCCGTCCGGGGCGGCGGCGAGCGCGGCGGCGACGTCCAGGTGCCCGTTCATCGCCCGGCCCAGCACGGCGGCGGCCCGTCCGGCGACCAGCACGCTGGCCGCGCCGGCCGGGCGCAGCGCGGCGGCGAGGGCGACGGCCACCGGCGCCGGGTCGTCGACCACTTCCAGCACGGAGTGGCAGAGCACCAGGTCGACACTGGCCGGCTCGACCAGCCCGGCCAGCGCGTCGCCGTCGCCCTGCACCGCGCGTACCCGGTCGGCGACCCCGGCCTCGGCGGCCCGGCGGGTCAGCGCGGCGAGCGCGTCGGGGCTGGCGTCGACCACGGTGACCCGGTGCCCGGCCTGGGCGAGCGGGACGGCGAAGCCGCCCGTCCCGCCGCCGACGTCGAGCACGGTGAGCCGGTCGCCGGCGCGTCGGTCCAGCTCGGCGGCGAGGACCGACCAGATGACAGCGGTACGGGGGGTCAACGGCGGTTCGGTGAACCGGGTGGTCTGCTCCACCCGGTCGAGCCTAGTCACCCGCGCCACCGGAGGCCCCGCAGGCGGTGCCGTCAGGACTCCCCGCCGGCGGCGGGGTCCTCCTCCGCGCGGGAGCGCTGGGCGTTGGCCACCGGCCCGTCGGTCACCTGGTACTCGCGGGGCTCCGCGTCCTGCTCCGGCGACCAGCCGGCACCGAGCCGGGTACGCCGGACGTTCGCCACACCACCGGTGTACGTGCTGTTGAAGGTCATGGTCCACCCCCTTGCCGAGCGGGCCACTCTGCCCGCGCGTGTGCGGAAGTCTCCCTCGTCCGGCCCTGGGAAACCGTAATGTGGATCACTCCGCTCAGCGGAAGTCCCGCGACGCCGGGCTGACCGGAGGCTCGATCGGGTCCAGCCGGTCGGCGGTGAGGCTGGTGACGCCCTCGTGCCGTTGCAGCCGTCCCCGCACCACCAACGCCGCGCTGGTGCGCGCTGTCCTCCGGTAGCGCTGCCACAGCCCCGGCGAGCACGTGACGTTGAGCATCCCCGTCTCGTCCTCCAGGTTGAGGAAGGTGACCCCGCCGGCGGTCGCCGGGCGCTGCCGGTGGGTGACGATCCCGCCGACCCGGATCCGCCGGCCGGACTCCACCCGGCCGAGCCGGGCGATCGGCACCGCGCCGAGGGCGTCGAGCCGGTCGCGGATGAACCGGGCCGGGTGGTTCTCCGGGGAGAGCCCGGTGGCCCAGACGTCGGCGACGAGCCGGTCCACCGCCTCCATCCCGGGCAGGGTGGGCGCGGCGGTGCCGGTCACCGTGCCGGGCAGCCGGTCCGGCCGGTCCTGGGCCGCCGCGCCGGCGGCCCAGAGGGCCTGCCGCCGGGTCAGCCCGAAACAGGCGAAGGCGTCCGCGGTGGCCAGCGCCTCCAGCTGCGCGGCGGTGAGACCGACCCGCCGGGCCAGGTCCGGCATGTCCCGGTACGGCCCGCGCGCGGCCCGTTCCGCCTCGATCCGCTCGGCCACCCCGTCGCCGAGGGTACGCACGCTGCCCAGCCCGAGCCGGACGGCCGGCCCGCCGAGGCCCCACTCGTGCGGCGGCTCCCCCGGCCGGCTCCCCCACCGGGTCTGCGGCGTCGACTCCAGCACCGCCTCGGCCCCGCTGGCGTTGACGTCCGGGCGGCGGACCTCGACGCCGTGCCGGCGGGCGTCGTCGACCAGGGTCTGCGGCGAGTAGAAGCCCATCGGCTGGGCGTTGAGCAGCGCGGCCAGGAACGGGCCGGGGTGGTAGCGCTTGAGCCAGGAGCTGGCGTAGACCAGGTAGGCGAAGCTCATCGCGTGGCTCTCCGGGAAGCCGTAGCTGGCGAACGCGGTGAGCTTGCGGTAGACGTCGTCGGCCAGTTCGCCGGTGATGCCCCGCTCGGCCATCCCGGCGTAGAGCCGGTCGGCGATCTGCGCCATCCGCTCCACCGACCGTTTGGCCCCCATCGCCCGGCGCAGCTGGTCGGCCCCGGCGGCGTCGAAGCCGGCCAGGTCGATGGCGAGCTGCATCAGCTGCTCCTGGAACAGCGGCACGCCGAGGGTCTTCTCCAGCGCGTTGCGCATCAGCGGGTGCGGGAAGGTCACCGGCTCCTGCCCGTTCTTGCGCCGGATGAACGGGTGCACCGAGCCGCCCTGGATCGGGCCGGGCCGGATCAGCGCCACCTCCACCACCAGGTCGTAGAACTCGCGGGGCTTGAGCCGGGGCAGGGTGGCCATCTGGGCCCGGCTCTCCACCTGGAACACCCCGACCGAGTCGGCACGGCAGAGCATGTCGTAGACCTCGGGGTCGTCCAGCGTCATGTCGCCCAGGTCGAGGGTCATCCCGATCATGTCGTAGCCGTAGTGCAGCGCGGAGAGCATGCCGAGGCCGAGCAGGTCGAACTTGACCAGGCCGACGGCGGCGCAGTCGTCCTTGTCCCACTGGAGCACGCTGCGCCCGGGCATCCGGCCCCACTCCACCGGACAGACCTCGATCACCGGCCGGTCGCAGATCACCATGCCGCCGGAGTGGATGCCCAGGTGCCGGGGAAAGGTCTGCAACTCGTTGGCGTACGCCACCACCTGCTCGGGGATGTCCTCGACGTCGACTGCGGCGACCGAGCCCCAGCGGTCGATCTGCTTGCTCCAGGCGTCCTGCTGTCCGGGCGAGAACCCGAACGCCTTCGCCACGTCCCGCACCGCCGACCGGGGCCGGTACGAGATGACGTTGGCGACCTGGGCGGTGTGCTCGCGGCCGTACCGGGCGTAGACGTGCTGGATCACCTCCTCCCGCCGGTCGGACTCGATGTCCACGTCGATGTCGGGCGGGCCGTCGCGTTCCGGGGCGAGGAACCGTTCGAAGAGCAGCCGGTGCCGGACCGCGTCGACGTTGGTGATCCGCAGCGCGTAGCAGACCGCCGAGTTGGCCGCCGAGCCCCGACCCTGGCAGTAGATGTCCTGCTCGCGGCAGAACGTGACGATGTCGTAGACCACCAGGAAGTAGCCGGGGAAGCCCAGCTCCTCGATCATCTTCAGCTCGTGGTCGAGCTGCGCGTACGCCTCCGGGTGCGCCTCGGGCGGGCCGTAGCGCTCCCGGGCCCCCTGCATCGTCAGGTGCCGCAGCCAGCTCATCTCGGTGTGCCCCGGCGGCACCGGGTACGCCGGCAGCCGGGGCGCGACCAGTTGCAGGTCGAACGCCAGCTCCGCGCCGAACTCGGCGGCCCGGGCCACCGCACCCGGGTACGCGGCGAACCGGGCCGCCATCTCCGCGCCGCTGCGCAGGTGGGCGGTGGCGGCGGCGGGCAGCCAGCCGTCGATCTCGTCCAGGCTGCGCCGGGCCCGTACGGCCGCCAGGGTGGTGGCCAGCCGGCGTCGCCCGGGGGTCGCGTAGTGCACGTTGTTGGTGGCCACCGTGGGCAGCCCGGCGGACGCGGCCAGCTCCGCCAAGGCGTCGTTGCGGTCGGCGTCGACCGGGTGCCCGTGGTCGGTCAGCTCCACCGCCACCGTCTCCGCCCCGAAGAGCTGCGTGAGCCGGTCCAACTCCCGGGCCGCCGCGTCCACGCCCTCGGTGAGCAGCGCCGCCGGCACGTGCCCCTTGCGGCAGCCGGTGAGCACCAGCACGTGGTCGCGCAGCTCGGCGGCGACCTCCTCCAGCTCGCCGTAGACCGGGCGGCCCTTCTCGCCGCCGCGCAACTGGGCACGGGAGATGGTGGCGGCGAGCCGGGCGTACCCCTCGTGGCCGTGGGCGAGCACCAGCAGGTGCCGGCCGAGCGGGTCGGGCTCGCCGTTCTGCGGGCCGGGCAGGCCGAGGGACAGCTCCGCACCGAAGATCGTCGGCAGGTGCAACGTCCGGGCCGCCTCGGCGAACCGGACCACGCCGTAGAAGCCGTCGTGGTCGGTGACGGCGAGCGCGGTGAGCCCCAGCCGGGCGGCCTCCTCGGCCAGTTCCTCCGGGTGGCTGGCCCCGTCGAGGAAGCTGAAGTTGCTGTGCGCGTGCAGCTCGGCGTACGGCACCGTGCCGTCGGGACGGGTCAGCTCGGGCGGCTGGTAGTGCTGCCGCTTACGGCTCCAGGCCGGGGCGTCGCCGCCGTCGGCGTCGACCGCGAGCGGGTCCACCACGTGCAGGTGCCGCTCGCCCCGGGGCCGGTCCTTGCCGGGCCGCCCGGAGAGCACCTGCTCCAGCTCCGACCAGGGCATCTTCGGATTGTGGAAGCTCACCGGCCAGCCCTCCGGCGGCGGTACGTCGACACCGTGCCAGGTCGCGGCCGCTCGGCGGGCGGCAGGTCAGCGGGCCGCTCGACCGGGGCACGCCGCTCAGTCATAGATCGCCTCCACCAGCCACCGACCGGCCTCGACGGCCAGCAGCAGCGCGGCGCCGTCGGCCAGGCAGACCTGGAACCGGGCTCGGCGACGCGCCTCGGCCGGCGCCCACCAGCGCTCGTCCACCGGCCACGGGCCGGCCCAGCCGACGATCTCGGCCGGCGCGGCCGAGCCGACGGTCAGCCGGACGGGCGGGGCGCTGACCGCCAGCCGGGCACTGACCACGACCGGCTCGCCGGCGGCGTCGTGCACGGCGGCGGCGAGCGGGGTGGGCAGCACCACGGCGGGCGAGGGTGGTGGCAGCCGGCCCGGCCAGGGCGGCACGGGGTTGCCGGCGGCAACGGCCCGCCCCGTTCTCCCGGCCCGACCGGGCGCGCCCGACCGTCCACCCGGCGACGCCACCAGGCCCGACGCCCCACCCGCAGACGCCACACCCGCCGCCGACACACCCACTGGCAGCACGCCCGCCGGCGACACGCCCGCCGCCGCGGGCACGGGCGGCGAGGGCACGG
This genomic interval from Micromonospora coxensis contains the following:
- a CDS encoding error-prone DNA polymerase, with product MSFHNPKMPWSELEQVLSGRPGKDRPRGERHLHVVDPLAVDADGGDAPAWSRKRQHYQPPELTRPDGTVPYAELHAHSNFSFLDGASHPEELAEEAARLGLTALAVTDHDGFYGVVRFAEAARTLHLPTIFGAELSLGLPGPQNGEPDPLGRHLLVLAHGHEGYARLAATISRAQLRGGEKGRPVYGELEEVAAELRDHVLVLTGCRKGHVPAALLTEGVDAAARELDRLTQLFGAETVAVELTDHGHPVDADRNDALAELAASAGLPTVATNNVHYATPGRRRLATTLAAVRARRSLDEIDGWLPAAATAHLRSGAEMAARFAAYPGAVARAAEFGAELAFDLQLVAPRLPAYPVPPGHTEMSWLRHLTMQGARERYGPPEAHPEAYAQLDHELKMIEELGFPGYFLVVYDIVTFCREQDIYCQGRGSAANSAVCYALRITNVDAVRHRLLFERFLAPERDGPPDIDVDIESDRREEVIQHVYARYGREHTAQVANVISYRPRSAVRDVAKAFGFSPGQQDAWSKQIDRWGSVAAVDVEDIPEQVVAYANELQTFPRHLGIHSGGMVICDRPVIEVCPVEWGRMPGRSVLQWDKDDCAAVGLVKFDLLGLGMLSALHYGYDMIGMTLDLGDMTLDDPEVYDMLCRADSVGVFQVESRAQMATLPRLKPREFYDLVVEVALIRPGPIQGGSVHPFIRRKNGQEPVTFPHPLMRNALEKTLGVPLFQEQLMQLAIDLAGFDAAGADQLRRAMGAKRSVERMAQIADRLYAGMAERGITGELADDVYRKLTAFASYGFPESHAMSFAYLVYASSWLKRYHPGPFLAALLNAQPMGFYSPQTLVDDARRHGVEVRRPDVNASGAEAVLESTPQTRWGSRPGEPPHEWGLGGPAVRLGLGSVRTLGDGVAERIEAERAARGPYRDMPDLARRVGLTAAQLEALATADAFACFGLTRRQALWAAGAAAQDRPDRLPGTVTGTAAPTLPGMEAVDRLVADVWATGLSPENHPARFIRDRLDALGAVPIARLGRVESGRRIRVGGIVTHRQRPATAGGVTFLNLEDETGMLNVTCSPGLWQRYRRTARTSAALVVRGRLQRHEGVTSLTADRLDPIEPPVSPASRDFR
- a CDS encoding methyltransferase domain-containing protein; the protein is MTRLDRVEQTTRFTEPPLTPRTAVIWSVLAAELDRRAGDRLTVLDVGGGTGGFAVPLAQAGHRVTVVDASPDALAALTRRAAEAGVADRVRAVQGDGDALAGLVEPASVDLVLCHSVLEVVDDPAPVAVALAAALRPAGAASVLVAGRAAAVLGRAMNGHLDVAAALAAAPDGSAGARDTLRRRFDADSATALLGAAGLTVEEIHGVRVLADLLPAAVADGQPAALVELERALAARSPYRDLAAQLHLFARRPA